One Phocaeicola dorei genomic region harbors:
- a CDS encoding glycoside hydrolase family 127 protein has translation MNLLKIILSTSAFAIASVALHAQLPTKVESFPVRDVRLTASPFKHAEDMDIRYLLGIDPDRLLAPYLKEAGLFPKAENYTNWENTGLDGHIGGHYLSALSYMYAATGNQEIKVRLDYMISELKRCQDAAGDGYLCGVPNGRKMWKEIEEGNIRASGFGLNDRWVPLYNIHKMYAGLRDATLQTGSKEAKEMLVKLTDWMIRLISKLSDEQIQDMLRSEHGGLNETFADVAAITGDKRYLKLAHQFSHQTVLQPLLKQEDKLTGMHANTQIPKVIGFKRIADLEGNRDWSEAARYFWETVVDHRSITIGGNSVREHFHPADDFSSMLTSEQGPETCNTYNMLRLTKMLYETSADAHLMDYYERALYNHILSTQDPVQGGFVYFTPMRAGHYRVYSQPQTSFWCCVGSGMENHARYGEMIYGHKDNNLYVNLFIPSTLRWGDIHIEQQTAFPDEEGTTLAVSPEKGEKEFALLFRVPEWTNPEALRLSVNGEQQKVTVKEGYVSLNRTWSKGDKVRLELPMHLRAIALPDGSANYSILYGPIVLAAQLGKQNQDGMFADDSRGGHIAAGPRLPLQTMPVMVGDKNDILSHLKKVEGKPLTFALTGVYPERYEGMIVEPFFRLYECRYMVYWPVLSKQELQARQEQLAKEEKERAALDGITTDKVICGEQQPESDHFIRMENSRTGDDEGVHWRETTGWFSYRMKTNGKPVHKVRILFRPEIRKDAKVWINGQEVGKLADKPASDLSVGIVDVPVSMQSDDQLEIKIGRGNEKVTPHIYEVRLVTE, from the coding sequence ATGAATTTACTTAAAATCATTTTGTCCACTTCCGCTTTTGCCATAGCTTCAGTAGCTTTGCATGCTCAGTTGCCCACAAAAGTAGAAAGTTTTCCGGTTAGGGATGTGCGGCTCACCGCCAGCCCTTTCAAACATGCAGAGGATATGGATATCCGTTATTTGCTGGGAATAGACCCCGATCGTTTGTTGGCTCCTTATTTGAAGGAGGCTGGCCTGTTCCCTAAAGCAGAAAATTATACTAATTGGGAAAATACAGGACTGGACGGACATATTGGCGGACATTATTTGTCGGCCCTTTCCTATATGTATGCCGCTACAGGCAATCAGGAGATCAAGGTTCGTTTAGATTATATGATAAGTGAACTGAAACGTTGTCAGGATGCCGCCGGTGACGGTTATCTGTGCGGAGTTCCAAACGGGCGCAAAATGTGGAAAGAAATAGAAGAAGGGAACATTCGTGCCTCCGGTTTCGGACTGAACGATCGTTGGGTTCCTCTTTACAATATTCATAAAATGTATGCCGGCCTTCGTGATGCAACTCTTCAGACAGGTAGTAAGGAAGCAAAAGAAATGTTGGTGAAACTCACTGACTGGATGATTCGTCTGATATCCAAACTGAGCGATGAACAGATACAGGATATGTTGCGCAGCGAACATGGAGGACTGAATGAAACATTCGCCGATGTAGCCGCTATCACTGGCGACAAACGTTACTTGAAACTAGCTCATCAGTTCTCTCATCAGACTGTGTTGCAGCCTTTATTGAAACAAGAGGATAAATTGACCGGCATGCACGCCAATACCCAAATACCGAAAGTGATAGGTTTCAAACGTATTGCCGATTTGGAAGGCAATCGGGACTGGAGTGAGGCTGCCCGTTATTTTTGGGAAACAGTAGTAGACCATCGCAGTATCACCATCGGAGGTAACAGTGTGCGTGAGCATTTTCATCCGGCTGATGATTTCAGCAGTATGCTCACCAGTGAACAGGGGCCTGAAACTTGTAACACTTATAATATGCTCCGCCTTACAAAAATGTTGTATGAAACGAGTGCGGACGCTCATTTGATGGATTATTACGAACGGGCGCTTTATAATCATATCCTTTCCACACAAGATCCTGTACAAGGTGGTTTTGTTTATTTCACCCCGATGCGTGCCGGTCATTATAGAGTCTACTCGCAACCTCAGACCAGTTTCTGGTGTTGTGTGGGATCGGGGATGGAAAATCATGCCCGCTATGGTGAAATGATTTATGGACACAAGGATAATAATCTGTATGTCAATCTTTTCATTCCCTCTACCTTGCGTTGGGGAGATATCCATATTGAGCAACAAACGGCTTTCCCCGATGAGGAAGGGACAACTCTTGCTGTTTCTCCGGAAAAGGGAGAGAAGGAATTCGCACTTCTTTTCCGTGTTCCCGAATGGACGAATCCGGAAGCATTACGCTTGTCTGTCAACGGTGAACAACAGAAAGTAACGGTCAAAGAGGGATATGTTAGCTTGAACCGTACTTGGTCAAAAGGTGACAAAGTGAGATTGGAACTGCCGATGCATCTGCGTGCCATTGCATTGCCGGATGGTTCTGCCAACTATTCCATCTTATACGGACCGATTGTGCTGGCCGCCCAATTGGGCAAGCAAAATCAGGATGGTATGTTCGCCGATGACAGTCGTGGCGGACACATAGCCGCCGGGCCCCGTCTGCCTTTACAAACGATGCCTGTCATGGTGGGGGATAAGAATGATATTCTCTCTCATCTGAAGAAAGTGGAAGGCAAACCGTTGACATTTGCGTTGACCGGAGTCTATCCCGAACGTTATGAGGGCATGATTGTGGAACCGTTTTTCCGTTTATACGAGTGCCGGTATATGGTTTATTGGCCCGTCCTGTCCAAACAGGAGTTGCAGGCAAGGCAGGAACAGTTAGCGAAAGAAGAGAAGGAACGTGCTGCATTGGATGGTATTACTACCGACAAGGTGATTTGTGGGGAACAGCAACCGGAAAGCGACCATTTCATCCGGATGGAGAACTCTCGTACGGGGGATGATGAAGGTGTTCATTGGCGCGAGACAACCGGTTGGTTCAGTTATCGTATGAAGACGAATGGAAAACCTGTTCATAAGGTCCGTATCCTGTTCCGTCCTGAGATTCGTAAGGATGCAAAAGTATGGATAAACGGGCAGGAAGTAGGTAAATTAGCTGACAAACCAGCTTCGGATTTGTCGGTTGGCATAGTTGACGTGCCTGTATCTATGCAATCTGATGATCAGTTGGAAATAAAGATTGGTAGAGGAAATGAGAAAGTGACTCCGCATATTTATGAGGTGCGGTTGGTGACTGAATAA
- a CDS encoding RagB/SusD family nutrient uptake outer membrane protein, translating to MKTNIKLWTMGLMTAALLGNTACTDLLHESYGQVVSEDYVPKTEEDVSYLVNAAYIPWRETLLQWNGVVRAQELCADQDVLPARDGIGWVDGYIYKRWHQHTWTTEDDGVLQGWERTYNGVNTCNRILSQIEEGVISVDGETKEKLIAELKVLRASYYYILIDLYGNVPIVTDFKDTSLPQQSTRKEVFDFIVKEITENMDLLSETPRGYYYGRFNKWAAHALLAKIYLNAEVWSGTAQWQKCIDECDIVINYAEKSGEYALENNQKDVFVTHNENSKEIIFALPFDEIYVTGWNDFDFHMYTLAPENQETYQLTARPWGGVCAVPQFINSFDKDDARLEANYIQGQQYTYSGEILKRSIDGKPLIYTVDVPSVDQSDVDDGFRWGKFEYATGITNRLSNDWPLLRYADVLMMKAESLMRLGKSGAGALVTQVRERAFKNDPEKSQVTDAELMGGSVYDYGRRDSYKAEHDGGADIKYGRFLDELGWEFCQEGRRRQDMIRFGIFTTKAWFSHDKSDETKNLYPIPNKVLLTNSNLKQNPGYSK from the coding sequence ATGAAAACAAATATAAAATTATGGACAATGGGACTGATGACAGCCGCATTGTTGGGAAATACAGCTTGTACTGATTTACTGCATGAGAGTTATGGGCAGGTAGTGTCTGAGGATTACGTGCCGAAAACGGAGGAAGATGTCAGTTATCTGGTAAATGCCGCTTATATACCTTGGCGCGAAACGTTATTGCAATGGAACGGAGTGGTTCGTGCACAGGAATTATGTGCGGATCAGGATGTTCTTCCCGCTCGCGATGGTATTGGATGGGTAGACGGTTATATCTATAAAAGATGGCATCAGCATACTTGGACTACCGAGGATGACGGTGTACTTCAAGGATGGGAACGCACGTACAATGGTGTGAATACCTGTAACCGTATTTTATCTCAGATAGAAGAAGGTGTGATCAGTGTGGATGGAGAAACGAAAGAAAAGTTGATTGCCGAATTGAAAGTACTGAGGGCTTCCTATTATTATATTTTGATTGATTTGTATGGTAATGTGCCCATTGTGACAGACTTTAAAGATACTTCATTACCGCAACAGTCTACTCGCAAAGAGGTCTTTGACTTTATTGTGAAAGAAATAACAGAGAATATGGATTTGTTGTCCGAAACGCCGAGAGGTTATTATTATGGACGTTTCAATAAGTGGGCGGCCCATGCATTGCTGGCTAAAATATATTTGAATGCTGAAGTCTGGTCGGGTACTGCTCAGTGGCAGAAATGTATCGACGAGTGTGATATCGTGATTAATTATGCCGAGAAGTCCGGAGAATATGCATTGGAAAATAATCAGAAGGATGTTTTTGTAACGCATAATGAGAATTCCAAAGAAATAATCTTTGCATTGCCGTTTGATGAAATTTATGTGACGGGATGGAATGATTTTGATTTCCACATGTACACTTTAGCACCTGAAAACCAGGAAACCTATCAGTTGACTGCACGTCCTTGGGGTGGTGTGTGTGCAGTGCCTCAGTTTATTAATTCTTTTGATAAGGATGACGCACGTTTGGAGGCTAACTATATTCAAGGCCAGCAATATACCTATTCCGGTGAAATCTTGAAGCGTAGTATTGATGGAAAGCCATTGATTTATACGGTAGATGTCCCTTCTGTTGACCAGTCGGATGTGGATGATGGTTTCCGTTGGGGTAAGTTTGAATATGCCACCGGTATAACAAACCGCTTGAGTAATGACTGGCCGTTGTTACGTTATGCAGATGTATTGATGATGAAAGCGGAGTCATTGATGCGTTTGGGCAAATCGGGAGCAGGTGCTTTGGTGACTCAAGTACGTGAACGCGCCTTTAAGAATGATCCTGAAAAATCGCAAGTTACAGATGCAGAATTGATGGGAGGAAGTGTATATGATTATGGCCGAAGAGATAGTTATAAGGCAGAACATGATGGTGGAGCGGATATTAAATATGGTCGTTTCCTTGATGAGTTAGGTTGGGAGTTTTGTCAGGAAGGACGCCGCCGTCAGGATATGATTCGTTTTGGAATCTTCACCACGAAAGCTTGGTTCTCTCATGATAAGAGTGATGAAACCAAAAATCTGTATCCTATTCCAAATAAAGTATTGTTGACCAATAGCAATCTGAAACAGAATCCGGGATATTCTAAATAA
- a CDS encoding SusC/RagA family TonB-linked outer membrane protein has protein sequence MKHLFLLLTLLSFSLTALAQQKVTGKVKDSSGEPVIGASVVVKGNNTMGTITDFDGNFMLDVPTKSVLVISYIGYVTQEVPTVEKKSLEIILKEDTKTLDEVVVIGYGTQRKGDVTSSVASVKADNFVKGAVKDVGQLIQGKVAGLAITNPNGDPTGSTQIRLRGTNTIGGANTAPLVLIDGIPGELGTVAPEDVESVDVLKDGSAAAIYGTRGTNGVILITTKQAKGVDINQVEYNGYVSTSLIAKKLDMLNADEFRTLYPDQDHGADTDWIDEISRTPISHVHNLSLMGGNSKTNYIANLNYASRQGIMKKSDFESFQGRIEVTHRMFDDKLKLKFGLFGKKNQMESTTSGGSFRGWVYGQATRRNPTDPVRNEDGTWNENVSKFEYENPLALLYEAEGNVKKTQLRYNGNIVYNPIKDLTLSAVFSYIRDNMNRGYGETLSHISALRDGLAGWSSVGAYTKMEKLMELTAQYNKEIGAHKFSVLGGYSYNETDFEELWIDNYGFQDDYFGGWHNIGIGSALKDGKANIGSKKTPTNLIGFFGRATYSFKNRYLLMGALRYEGASQLWGTDNAWGLFPSVSVGWRITEEAFMKNQKIFDDLKLRVGYGVTGSQPKDPFLGVAMLKYGSYAFVNGNWIQTIVPASNPNPDLKWEEKKETNIGLDFVSWGGRLSGSIDYYNRDVDGLIYEYGVPTPPNLYNKTMANGGTMRNRGVEVLVTVVPVQNKDFEWSTTGTFSLNSNKLISLSGSIFKSDYDYFNTGTVEYSGQVADSHRVQVGESIGNFYGFKVVDVDSEGRWIYEDRNGELVNYKDFTHAPEDKHVIGNGLPKWYAGWNNTLRYKNFDLNVTMRGAFGFQIINGGRMNYENVKNSRFENRLKSVNDLVFGKHTLSPEVEPEFNSYYVEDGDYWKIDNITLGYSFGQVGKYIKSLRIYGSVLNALTITGYKGIDPEVSTDGLTPGYDTRDRYPSVRSFTFGVNVKF, from the coding sequence ATGAAACATTTGTTTTTGTTGCTTACTCTGTTAAGCTTTTCATTAACAGCCTTAGCCCAGCAAAAAGTGACGGGTAAGGTGAAGGATTCTTCCGGCGAGCCTGTCATAGGAGCCAGTGTTGTCGTAAAAGGCAATAATACCATGGGAACGATTACGGATTTTGATGGAAACTTTATGTTGGATGTTCCTACAAAGAGTGTATTGGTTATTTCTTATATTGGTTATGTCACTCAGGAAGTTCCGACAGTAGAAAAAAAATCATTAGAGATTATTTTAAAAGAGGATACCAAGACCTTGGACGAAGTGGTGGTGATTGGTTACGGTACACAGCGTAAAGGGGATGTAACCAGTTCTGTAGCTAGTGTGAAAGCCGATAACTTTGTAAAAGGAGCCGTGAAGGATGTGGGACAGCTGATTCAAGGAAAAGTAGCCGGTCTGGCTATCACAAATCCTAATGGTGACCCGACGGGAAGTACTCAGATACGTCTTCGTGGTACAAATACCATTGGTGGAGCCAATACAGCCCCCTTGGTGTTGATTGATGGAATTCCGGGCGAACTCGGTACTGTGGCTCCGGAAGATGTGGAGAGTGTGGATGTGCTGAAGGACGGTTCTGCTGCCGCTATCTATGGTACGCGCGGTACGAATGGTGTGATTTTGATTACTACCAAACAGGCTAAAGGAGTGGATATCAACCAGGTGGAGTATAATGGTTACGTCAGTACTTCTCTTATTGCCAAGAAATTGGATATGTTGAATGCGGATGAGTTCCGTACCCTTTATCCCGACCAGGATCATGGGGCTGATACGGACTGGATTGATGAGATTAGCCGTACGCCGATCAGCCACGTTCACAACTTGTCATTGATGGGTGGTAACTCAAAGACTAATTATATTGCCAATTTGAACTATGCTTCTCGTCAAGGGATCATGAAAAAATCAGATTTCGAAAGTTTTCAAGGACGTATTGAGGTGACTCACCGTATGTTTGATGATAAGTTGAAATTGAAATTCGGTTTGTTTGGTAAGAAAAATCAAATGGAATCTACAACTAGTGGGGGTAGCTTCAGAGGTTGGGTATATGGTCAGGCAACTCGTAGAAACCCGACTGATCCGGTAAGAAATGAGGATGGTACATGGAATGAGAATGTGAGCAAATTCGAATATGAGAATCCGTTGGCTTTGTTGTATGAGGCTGAAGGAAATGTAAAAAAGACTCAGTTGCGTTACAATGGAAATATTGTTTATAATCCTATCAAAGATTTGACTCTTTCTGCCGTATTCTCTTATATTCGTGACAATATGAACCGTGGCTACGGCGAGACTTTGAGCCATATTTCTGCTTTGCGTGATGGATTGGCAGGTTGGTCTTCGGTAGGTGCTTATACCAAGATGGAGAAGTTGATGGAACTTACTGCACAATATAACAAAGAAATCGGTGCGCATAAATTCAGTGTCTTGGGTGGTTATAGTTACAATGAAACAGATTTTGAAGAACTTTGGATTGATAACTATGGTTTTCAGGATGATTATTTTGGCGGATGGCATAATATTGGCATCGGTTCTGCTTTGAAAGACGGTAAAGCGAACATCGGCTCAAAGAAAACTCCTACAAATTTGATCGGCTTTTTCGGTCGTGCCACCTATTCATTCAAGAATCGTTATTTGTTGATGGGAGCCCTTCGTTATGAAGGAGCCAGTCAGTTATGGGGTACTGATAATGCATGGGGACTTTTCCCGTCCGTATCTGTAGGATGGAGAATTACCGAAGAAGCATTTATGAAGAATCAGAAGATTTTTGATGACTTGAAACTTCGTGTGGGATATGGTGTGACAGGTTCACAGCCTAAAGATCCTTTTCTGGGTGTGGCTATGTTGAAATACGGATCGTATGCTTTTGTAAATGGAAATTGGATACAGACCATCGTTCCGGCATCCAACCCGAATCCTGATTTGAAATGGGAGGAAAAGAAAGAAACTAATATTGGTTTGGACTTCGTTTCATGGGGTGGCCGTTTGTCCGGTTCTATTGATTATTATAACCGTGATGTGGATGGCTTGATATACGAATATGGAGTACCGACTCCTCCGAACTTGTATAATAAGACAATGGCCAATGGGGGTACAATGAGAAATCGTGGTGTGGAAGTGTTGGTGACTGTGGTTCCTGTTCAGAATAAAGATTTTGAATGGAGCACTACCGGAACATTCTCTTTGAACTCTAATAAGCTAATCAGTTTGTCTGGCAGTATCTTTAAGTCGGATTACGACTATTTTAATACGGGTACAGTGGAATACTCCGGTCAGGTAGCCGATTCTCACAGAGTACAGGTGGGTGAAAGTATCGGTAATTTCTATGGCTTTAAAGTAGTGGATGTAGACAGTGAAGGGCGTTGGATCTATGAAGACAGGAATGGTGAGCTGGTGAACTATAAGGACTTTACCCATGCTCCTGAAGATAAACATGTGATTGGTAACGGTCTTCCTAAATGGTATGCAGGATGGAACAATACTCTTCGTTATAAAAACTTCGACTTGAATGTGACTATGCGTGGCGCGTTTGGCTTCCAGATAATCAATGGTGGACGTATGAATTACGAGAATGTAAAGAACAGCCGTTTTGAAAATCGTTTGAAATCTGTGAATGACTTGGTGTTTGGCAAGCATACGTTGAGCCCGGAAGTGGAACCGGAATTCAACAGCTATTATGTAGAAGATGGTGACTACTGGAAGATTGACAATATAACCTTGGGATATAGTTTCGGTCAGGTAGGTAAATATATAAAGTCACTCCGTATCTATGGTTCGGTATTGAATGCTTTGACTATAACCGGATATAAAGGTATTGATCCGGAAGTATCAACAGACGGCTTGACTCCGGGATATGATACACGTGACAGATATCCGAGTGTGCGCTCATTTACTTTCGGCGTTAATGTGAAATTTTAA